The Apium graveolens cultivar Ventura chromosome 3, ASM990537v1, whole genome shotgun sequence sequence ACCGGTTATTCGATCCTGTTGCTCGAAAGATTCATATCAGTAGAGATGTGGTGTTCAATGAAGATAAGGGATGGTGTTGGGAGACTACAATCAATGTTGAAGCACCTGGAGGGGACAAATATATATTTGATTTTCCTGAAACAATTTTACATGATGTTACAAGTGAGCCCATAACGGTTCCAGAGGTTGAAATCCGGTCACCAAACACACCTTTGTAGCAAACTCAAAGTAGTTCTCAACTCGGCTCAACAAATACAGATGTACCTAGAGATGCATATGATGACAGTGTGACAACACGTAAGTTTCGGAGTCTTGATTATATTTATGATCACAAGACTGAAGTCGAAATGGCTGAGGAGGAATTATTATTGATGGGTATAGATGAGCCAGTATGCTTTGAACAAGCCATAAAAGAGCCTAAGTGGAAAGATGCGATGGACAAAGAAATAGAAGCTATCGAAAAAAATCACACCTGGGTACTCACAAATCTGCCGAAGGGTCACAAGGCCATCGATTTAAAGTAGGTCTTTAAGCTGAAAACTGATCAACATGGTgaaatcacaaaacacaaagccCAGCCCGGATTGCTGCAAAGGGTTATGTGCAGCGACATGGGATTGATTATGAGGAGGTGTTTGCACCCGTGAATTTACCACTAGCTTTGGCAGCCAAACATAATTGGGAGGTTCATCACCTCGATGTAAAATCAGCTTTTTTAAATGGAGTGTTACAAGAAGAAGTTTATATCTCTCAACCAAAGGGTTATGCAAAGGAAGGACGAGAACATATGGTTTATCGATTGATGAAAGCTTTATATGGTTTTTACCAAGCTCCACGAGCATGGTATGCACGGTTAAATCAGTATTTATTAACGTTGGGATTTATCAAATGCCCTTTTGAAAATGTCGTGTATATCAAACGTGATGGAGCTGGTTCGCAGATTGTTGGAGTCTACGTAGATGATCTAATTTTCAC is a genomic window containing:
- the LOC141711222 gene encoding uncharacterized protein LOC141711222, with the protein product MDFVTHLPRTFEKNDVIWVVVDRLTKSTHFLPIRETTHVHELTEIFLRGIVRVHGVPVSIVSDRDTRLHHGFGRVSNMLGGVLQPGTKAYRLFDPVARKIHISRDVVFNEDKGWCWETTINVEAPGGDKYIFDFPETILHDVTNVPRDAYDDSVTTRKFRSLDYIYDHKTEVEMAEEELLLMGIDEPVCFEQAIKEPKWKDAMDKEIEAIEKNHTWRHGIDYEEVFAPVNLPLALAAKHNWEVHHLDVKSAFLNGVLQEEVYISQPKGYAKEGREHMVYRLMKALYGFYQAPRAWYARLNQYLLTLGFIKCPFENVVYIKRDGAGSQIVGVYVDDLIFTGANI